One Natrinema halophilum genomic window carries:
- a CDS encoding enoyl-CoA hydratase/isomerase family protein — MTRESFQDIEWSVDEETGIGRVVIDRPESLNALTWRTRREIAEAFERFQRLDDESHEVVVKAVVLEGKGDNFSAGADTNEFGGESAHSMVPVRMYDAIERYGAPVIAKVSGYCLGGGLELALACDFVLAAEESEFGFPEIEHGLCPGAGGTVRLVKKIGADRTKQLGMTGERLSGREAADEGIIYEAYPAAEFDAEVREFIAELASKAPLGVRGVKHTANFAKDADIDEGTKYEWSQFYALMATRDYAEAAAARREDRNPEWKGR; from the coding sequence GTGACACGAGAGAGCTTCCAAGACATAGAATGGTCTGTAGATGAAGAGACGGGTATCGGCCGCGTCGTCATCGACCGCCCCGAGAGCCTCAACGCGCTCACCTGGAGGACGCGTCGAGAAATTGCTGAAGCCTTCGAGCGGTTCCAGCGACTCGACGACGAATCTCACGAAGTCGTGGTAAAAGCAGTCGTTCTCGAGGGGAAGGGGGACAACTTCTCCGCCGGAGCCGACACCAACGAATTCGGTGGCGAGTCTGCGCATTCGATGGTTCCCGTTCGTATGTACGACGCTATCGAACGATACGGCGCCCCCGTTATTGCCAAGGTCTCCGGATATTGTCTCGGCGGCGGACTGGAACTCGCACTCGCCTGTGATTTCGTTCTTGCCGCGGAGGAGAGTGAATTTGGGTTCCCTGAAATCGAACACGGGCTTTGTCCGGGTGCCGGTGGGACGGTGCGACTCGTCAAAAAGATCGGTGCCGATCGAACGAAACAACTCGGAATGACCGGTGAGCGTCTCTCCGGGCGTGAAGCGGCAGACGAGGGGATTATCTATGAGGCCTATCCAGCAGCAGAATTCGACGCCGAGGTGAGAGAATTCATTGCCGAGTTAGCTTCGAAAGCCCCGCTCGGCGTTCGGGGCGTCAAACACACCGCCAACTTTGCGAAAGATGCGGACATCGATGAAGGGACGAAGTACGAGTGGTCTCAATTTTACGCGCTAATGGCGACTCGGGACTACGCCGAAGCAGCGGCGGCACGGCGTGAAGATCGAAACCCCGAGTGGAAAGGTCGATAG
- a CDS encoding IclR family transcriptional regulator encodes MAKKDTNLVQATQTSLRLIETIQEMDGATMAELTNELGMARSTVFSHLHTLQESGYVTKRGEIYHLDFKFLFLGEYTKRRNDAYKLAETYVKEIAGECDEYVDFCVEQNGRVLTVHLAVNGIQNPRFTIAEYYYMPTTAQGKALLAHLPHDRVEEIIEQWGLPQETENTITSEDRLFDELETIREQGYAVSYQECIDGMRAVAVPLVEPDGSLFGTFGISGPRYKLTDEMIESELVELLVEGKTGFEAESEEIYRSI; translated from the coding sequence ATGGCAAAAAAGGACACAAATCTGGTCCAGGCGACTCAAACGTCGCTCAGACTCATAGAGACGATTCAGGAAATGGACGGGGCGACGATGGCGGAGCTCACAAACGAACTTGGAATGGCCCGAAGCACGGTTTTCAGTCATCTCCACACGCTCCAAGAGAGCGGGTACGTGACGAAGCGAGGGGAAATTTACCACCTCGATTTCAAATTTCTCTTCCTTGGAGAGTATACGAAACGTCGCAACGATGCGTACAAGCTAGCGGAAACGTACGTGAAAGAGATCGCGGGAGAATGCGATGAGTACGTCGATTTTTGCGTCGAACAAAACGGCCGGGTTCTCACAGTCCATCTCGCCGTCAACGGAATACAGAATCCGCGTTTTACGATCGCTGAATACTACTACATGCCGACAACGGCACAAGGGAAAGCGCTCCTCGCGCACTTGCCTCACGACCGCGTCGAAGAGATTATAGAGCAATGGGGGCTGCCCCAGGAGACCGAGAACACGATTACATCGGAAGATCGCCTGTTCGACGAACTCGAGACGATCAGAGAGCAGGGCTACGCCGTGAGCTATCAGGAATGTATCGACGGAATGCGGGCCGTCGCGGTACCGCTCGTGGAACCGGACGGGTCGCTTTTCGGCACCTTCGGTATCAGTGGACCCAGGTACAAGTTGACCGACGAAATGATCGAGTCCGAACTGGTAGAACTGCTCGTGGAGGGAAAAACCGGATTCGAAGCCGAGTCGGAAGAGATCTACAGATCGATTTGA
- a CDS encoding TrmB family transcriptional regulator, which yields MASLRDLGLSEYEARAYRSLLTTGPTTAKELSRASDVPMGRIYDVLNSIEQYNLVRSQTASRPKKYVAVEPSTALDRLLDDKKRELEEKADQYESIVDDLADELDAAEPVEEQFWTAAVGPDETIDLLLERLAAADRDIVMVSADPAPQWDMQTVSEDVNAQLEDALDRGVSVDLLMTRDMVASLSEDVGQRYRETLQQRDDFNVRTNDDITGSFNIIDGVEVCIQVPNPLSSGEAFGMIDLKDPEFAANVHEEFVPRWEEAEPLEF from the coding sequence ATGGCCAGCCTCAGGGATCTCGGGCTCTCCGAGTACGAAGCTCGAGCCTACCGATCGTTGCTAACAACCGGGCCGACAACGGCAAAGGAGTTGTCACGGGCGAGTGACGTGCCGATGGGCCGCATTTACGACGTCCTCAACAGCATCGAGCAGTACAATCTGGTTCGAAGCCAGACCGCGAGTCGGCCGAAAAAGTACGTCGCAGTCGAACCCTCAACGGCGCTCGATCGATTGCTCGACGACAAGAAACGCGAACTTGAAGAAAAAGCGGATCAGTACGAGTCGATCGTCGACGACCTGGCCGACGAACTCGATGCCGCCGAACCGGTCGAAGAACAGTTCTGGACCGCCGCCGTTGGCCCCGACGAGACGATCGACCTCCTCCTCGAGCGGCTCGCAGCCGCCGACCGCGATATCGTTATGGTATCCGCGGACCCGGCCCCTCAGTGGGACATGCAAACCGTCAGCGAGGACGTGAACGCTCAACTCGAGGACGCACTCGATCGCGGTGTTTCGGTCGATCTCCTGATGACCCGTGACATGGTCGCATCGCTGTCGGAAGACGTGGGCCAACGGTATCGGGAGACTCTCCAGCAACGCGACGACTTCAACGTTCGGACGAACGACGATATCACGGGTTCGTTCAATATTATCGACGGCGTGGAAGTGTGCATTCAGGTACCGAACCCGCTTTCGTCGGGTGAGGCGTTCGGCATGATCGATCTGAAGGACCCCGAATTCGCCGCGAACGTCCACGAGGAGTTCGTCCCGCGGTGGGAGGAAGCGGAGCCGCTCGAGTTTTAG
- a CDS encoding FxsA family protein, whose protein sequence is MLWWIFALLLIPFLDAVLLAVIVTQFGLLNWVGMVLLVVLTGLVGMLLVRAEGRRTIRKMQRSMAQGKPPTNELLDGGLLIAAGAFLLTPGLVTDAIGFLLAVPLTRIPIRAALKRFVIIPYADKKTGGFASGKVWTVGFPSEGTTSEPSESTDGGTYDLGSDAYTVNDEDSYTIEFGDDRTDDTDDERDDDPLAR, encoded by the coding sequence ATGCTCTGGTGGATTTTCGCGCTATTGCTCATCCCGTTTCTCGATGCCGTCTTGCTCGCGGTCATCGTCACCCAGTTTGGTCTCCTGAACTGGGTCGGGATGGTACTGCTCGTCGTCCTGACGGGACTGGTCGGGATGCTACTGGTCCGTGCAGAAGGACGGCGGACGATTCGGAAGATGCAACGGTCGATGGCCCAGGGCAAGCCGCCGACCAACGAACTACTCGACGGTGGACTACTGATCGCCGCCGGAGCGTTCCTGCTAACCCCCGGTCTGGTGACCGACGCCATCGGCTTCCTGCTTGCCGTCCCGCTGACGCGGATCCCAATCCGCGCCGCTCTCAAGCGTTTCGTGATTATTCCGTACGCGGACAAGAAAACGGGCGGATTCGCCAGCGGAAAGGTCTGGACCGTCGGCTTTCCCAGCGAGGGGACGACGAGTGAGCCATCCGAATCGACCGACGGCGGAACGTACGACCTCGGGTCGGATGCCTATACCGTCAACGATGAAGATTCGTACACGATCGAGTTCGGTGACGACCGCACCGACGACACCGACGACGAACGGGACGACGATCCCCTCGCCCGGTAG
- a CDS encoding DUF4397 domain-containing protein: MTEDCVSRRRILQIGGGLVVVSGVGGTTAASSDHETNDQPTDTGFQTRVAHLSPDAPNIDVYVDGERVRKGISYGTVTDYRDLAPGTYRIQIDPAGEDPAEAVLEETVEAGDGDPTLDGLLAVIGEVAAENQPLEALFLDDDNSPIDSGTARVRVLHASPDAPAVDVVAGENGNALFENVAFGESGYTEVPEGEYPLVIYPAGDRETSVFEIDVSLAGGTVYSAFAIGYLEPEGAPADEPFEILLTEDSLPDEEVVEPDEEEPKEDEPEKESEKEEKCEGKNAT, from the coding sequence ATGACTGAAGATTGCGTGAGTCGACGACGAATTCTACAGATCGGTGGCGGCCTCGTGGTGGTCAGTGGCGTCGGAGGTACTACGGCCGCCTCGAGTGACCACGAAACGAACGACCAGCCAACCGATACTGGCTTCCAGACTCGCGTTGCACACCTTTCACCCGACGCACCCAACATCGACGTCTACGTCGACGGAGAGCGGGTCCGCAAGGGCATCTCGTACGGGACGGTCACCGACTACCGCGACCTCGCGCCTGGCACGTACAGGATCCAGATCGATCCCGCCGGTGAAGACCCGGCCGAAGCAGTGCTCGAGGAGACCGTCGAGGCCGGCGACGGAGACCCCACCCTCGACGGTCTCCTCGCAGTGATCGGCGAAGTGGCCGCCGAAAACCAGCCCCTCGAGGCGCTGTTTCTCGATGACGACAACAGCCCGATCGATTCGGGTACCGCTCGCGTTCGCGTCCTCCACGCCTCACCCGACGCGCCTGCGGTGGACGTCGTTGCCGGTGAAAACGGGAATGCGCTGTTCGAGAACGTCGCTTTCGGTGAATCCGGCTACACCGAGGTCCCGGAGGGCGAGTATCCACTCGTCATCTATCCTGCGGGTGACCGAGAGACCAGCGTCTTCGAAATCGACGTGTCCCTCGCCGGAGGAACCGTCTACTCCGCGTTTGCGATTGGCTACCTCGAGCCGGAGGGAGCACCCGCCGATGAGCCGTTCGAGATACTCCTCACGGAGGATTCCCTTCCGGATGAAGAGGTCGTCGAGCCGGACGAAGAGGAGCCAAAAGAAGACGAACCCGAGAAAGAGTCTGAAAAGGAGGAGAAGTGCGAGGGCAAGAACGCTACGTGA
- a CDS encoding class I adenylate-forming enzyme family protein: MNFVDYLELNRRSNPDQIAIRTETNTWTYEELVRDVRRFANVLQSDGISSESHVAVMLPNTYEFAVALFGSLARNQLTGLIDPRSKRGELETLITQMDPAAIVTTAENADSVREIDQSISVYCTEAGDGVGQDFWEQTEAASAEFRVPETLGEEEALMLHTSGSTGQPKAVVHTHGSFIAVSDLATISYELHSDTTHLAALPLYHCWGLMNLGATLKIGGEIVLMNRWNPEEAMERIDEYGIDFFSGVPAMYKDLMASPQSDQWQPTSLEVAITGGARVPSELIPDAEALLECPVFNGWGMTETFAAGVWEEPSQERRIPSVGTSSDRLFEVKVIDQEDGSELPSGEAGELLVRGDAVMKRYLGQPSETSDVFSGEWLRTGDIARIDQDGYVYLQDREKYMIITGGENIYPQEVEDVIEELDGVRNAVVVAKPDERKGEKPVAFVERTDQSELTEAEIKSHCLDQLAAFKHPRTVTFIDDPPRNSVGKIQRTALEEEIVD; this comes from the coding sequence ATGAATTTCGTCGATTACCTCGAGCTCAACCGGCGTAGCAACCCGGACCAGATAGCGATTCGAACGGAAACGAACACGTGGACGTACGAAGAGTTGGTACGCGACGTCCGCCGATTTGCGAACGTCCTTCAATCAGATGGCATCTCTTCGGAAAGCCACGTCGCCGTGATGCTCCCTAACACCTACGAATTTGCCGTCGCTTTGTTTGGTTCGCTCGCACGCAACCAGCTGACTGGCCTGATAGACCCTCGGAGCAAACGTGGCGAGCTTGAAACACTCATCACACAGATGGACCCCGCTGCGATCGTCACGACCGCTGAGAATGCAGATTCGGTCAGGGAAATAGACCAGAGTATATCGGTCTATTGTACCGAAGCGGGCGACGGAGTCGGCCAAGATTTCTGGGAGCAAACGGAGGCTGCAAGTGCTGAGTTTCGAGTTCCCGAAACGCTCGGTGAGGAAGAAGCACTTATGTTGCATACAAGCGGCTCTACGGGCCAACCGAAAGCCGTCGTCCACACCCACGGCAGTTTTATCGCTGTTAGCGATCTTGCGACGATTTCGTACGAACTTCATTCAGATACGACACATCTCGCTGCACTCCCGTTGTACCATTGCTGGGGTCTCATGAATCTTGGGGCGACGTTGAAAATCGGCGGAGAAATAGTTCTGATGAACCGGTGGAACCCCGAGGAAGCAATGGAGCGAATCGACGAATACGGGATCGATTTCTTCTCCGGCGTCCCAGCGATGTACAAGGACCTGATGGCGTCTCCACAGTCGGACCAGTGGCAACCGACATCACTGGAAGTCGCGATCACCGGTGGCGCTCGTGTGCCATCGGAGCTCATCCCCGATGCGGAGGCGCTTCTCGAGTGTCCGGTTTTCAACGGGTGGGGTATGACCGAAACGTTTGCCGCTGGCGTCTGGGAAGAGCCGTCTCAAGAACGACGGATTCCCAGCGTCGGGACGTCGAGTGATCGGCTATTCGAGGTTAAAGTCATCGATCAGGAAGACGGTTCGGAATTGCCGAGCGGCGAAGCCGGTGAATTACTCGTGAGAGGTGACGCGGTGATGAAGCGATATCTCGGTCAGCCGTCCGAAACGAGCGACGTCTTTTCCGGCGAGTGGTTACGCACGGGCGATATCGCACGCATCGACCAGGACGGGTACGTTTACCTGCAGGATCGAGAGAAGTATATGATCATAACCGGTGGCGAAAATATCTATCCCCAGGAGGTCGAAGACGTGATCGAAGAACTGGATGGCGTTCGGAACGCGGTCGTCGTCGCGAAACCTGACGAGCGAAAAGGCGAGAAACCGGTTGCGTTCGTGGAACGAACGGACCAGTCCGAACTTACGGAAGCGGAAATCAAATCGCACTGTCTCGATCAACTTGCCGCGTTCAAACACCCGCGCACTGTCACGTTCATCGACGATCCTCCCCGGAATTCCGTCGGTAAGATACAGCGCACCGCGCTTGAGGAAGAGATAGTCGACTGA
- a CDS encoding DUF255 domain-containing protein encodes MNDATRVEWREWGQAAFDEASTAEVPVLLSLTATWCDHCHEMDAETYAEPRIAANVNDSFVPVRVDVDRHPRVRDRYNMGGFPSTVFLAPDGTVLTGAGYLGPDGMRQVLDSVRTMWQTKGSGAARIPRPLREDNPPADELTADVESAMLGQLTETYDEVAGGWGQSPKFPLPDALEFALKRDREMALRCYDAVGANLLDEYDGGFYRFATERDWSGLQREKLLDSNGALVRAFANAYLLTGKDEYREPAERTIEYLTTTLWNGNRDAFANSQAPGEDDAHSLDATERASADEPPVDDGVFAGPNALAIEGLCTYYAYTDDDRTRRYAERALTTLREDLLADGVVRHTLGEDDRRGVGDQPVCLLSNQARALGALTTAASTLETAAIEDAIEIADATIERLYDEDSFLDGPAEGVGLLDRPLRPLDSNVAFADALLEVAVLADTDRYREYARRTLEAFAGASDRFGVQIARYATTVSRLLEGPLVIRIAGEPGSDLHRAALRLADHEKVVVPEADEIEAGTARVERRDRVSALAETPRELSERVRAVHD; translated from the coding sequence ATGAACGATGCTACGCGCGTCGAGTGGCGCGAGTGGGGGCAGGCGGCCTTCGACGAAGCGTCTACGGCCGAGGTTCCCGTCTTGCTCTCGCTGACTGCGACGTGGTGCGATCACTGTCACGAGATGGACGCTGAGACGTACGCCGAGCCCCGTATCGCGGCGAACGTCAACGATAGTTTCGTTCCGGTACGGGTCGACGTGGACCGTCACCCGCGCGTTCGCGACCGGTATAACATGGGCGGGTTCCCGTCGACGGTCTTTCTCGCGCCCGACGGGACGGTGCTGACCGGTGCAGGCTATCTCGGCCCCGACGGAATGCGCCAGGTTCTCGACAGCGTCCGGACCATGTGGCAGACGAAAGGCAGCGGGGCCGCGCGAATCCCCCGTCCGCTGCGGGAGGATAACCCGCCGGCCGACGAGTTGACCGCCGACGTCGAATCGGCCATGCTCGGTCAGCTCACGGAGACATACGACGAAGTCGCCGGCGGCTGGGGTCAGAGCCCGAAGTTTCCACTCCCGGATGCCCTCGAGTTCGCACTCAAACGCGACCGGGAGATGGCGCTGCGCTGCTACGATGCTGTCGGGGCAAATCTGTTAGACGAGTACGACGGCGGATTCTATCGCTTCGCGACGGAGCGCGACTGGTCGGGGCTCCAGCGCGAGAAGTTACTGGATTCGAACGGCGCGCTCGTGCGGGCGTTTGCTAACGCCTACCTGCTCACCGGGAAAGACGAGTACCGCGAGCCCGCCGAGCGGACGATCGAGTACCTGACGACGACGCTGTGGAACGGCAACAGAGACGCCTTCGCGAACAGCCAGGCTCCCGGTGAGGACGACGCCCATAGCCTCGATGCGACCGAGCGGGCGAGTGCGGACGAGCCCCCTGTCGACGACGGCGTCTTCGCCGGTCCGAACGCACTGGCGATCGAAGGACTGTGTACCTACTACGCCTACACCGACGACGACCGCACACGCCGGTACGCCGAACGCGCGCTCACGACCCTCCGTGAGGACCTGCTTGCCGACGGCGTCGTCCGGCACACACTCGGGGAAGACGACCGTAGAGGAGTCGGCGACCAACCCGTCTGTCTCCTCTCGAATCAGGCGCGCGCGCTGGGGGCACTGACGACGGCTGCGAGCACGCTCGAAACGGCGGCCATCGAGGACGCAATCGAGATCGCCGACGCGACGATCGAGCGACTCTACGACGAAGATTCGTTTCTCGACGGCCCGGCCGAAGGGGTAGGCTTACTCGACCGTCCGCTTCGGCCACTCGATTCGAACGTCGCGTTCGCCGATGCGCTGCTCGAGGTAGCCGTTCTCGCCGACACGGATCGTTATCGAGAGTACGCACGACGGACGCTCGAAGCCTTCGCTGGTGCGAGCGACCGCTTCGGCGTCCAGATCGCACGATACGCGACGACTGTCTCCCGCCTGCTCGAGGGACCGCTGGTGATACGGATCGCGGGCGAGCCTGGGTCGGACCTGCACCGTGCAGCGCTTCGCCTCGCAGACCACGAAAAAGTCGTCGTCCCCGAAGCGGACGAAATCGAAGCGGGAACGGCGCGAGTCGAACGCCGCGACCGCGTGTCCGCCCTCGCCGAAACTCCCCGCGAGTTGAGCGAACGTGTCCGGGCCGTTCACGACTGA
- a CDS encoding LLM class flavin-dependent oxidoreductase, translating to MNLGINVSDLEYDLMRDYAVRAEELGLDSVWVGETWGWEAFTLLGELAQLTDEITLGTGIVPVYTRSPSLLGQAAATVAEATGDRFVLGLGTSGPAVIENWHGDDFERPIGYTAETIDVIEQVLSGETVSHDGDSFQLDGFRFRATRESGDVPVFVGALGESNVRMSGAIADGWMPIFVPRSRISELYEEFAASASERGRDPDSLSVAPNTVAAISEDGDVARQAVRRHIAFYVGAMGDFYHRTLSEAGFEQNADAIREAWHENGPEDAAETISDRVIDETAVAGTPRQAHEQLDSFAATPADEIHLFFPRSADAALMESTIDHLATY from the coding sequence ATGAACCTCGGTATCAACGTAAGCGACCTCGAATACGACCTGATGCGTGACTACGCCGTTCGGGCCGAAGAACTGGGATTGGATTCGGTCTGGGTGGGTGAAACGTGGGGGTGGGAAGCGTTCACGTTACTGGGCGAACTCGCCCAATTGACGGACGAAATTACGCTCGGGACCGGAATCGTCCCAGTCTACACGCGGTCACCCTCCCTCCTCGGGCAGGCAGCCGCAACTGTCGCCGAAGCGACGGGTGATCGCTTCGTTCTGGGTCTGGGGACGAGCGGCCCTGCAGTCATCGAGAACTGGCATGGAGACGACTTCGAACGGCCGATTGGCTACACGGCGGAAACTATCGACGTCATAGAACAGGTACTCTCGGGAGAGACGGTTTCCCACGACGGTGACTCGTTCCAGTTGGACGGGTTTCGGTTCCGGGCCACTCGAGAGTCGGGGGACGTCCCCGTCTTCGTCGGCGCTCTCGGGGAGTCGAACGTCAGAATGAGCGGCGCGATCGCTGACGGCTGGATGCCGATTTTCGTCCCGCGCAGTCGTATCTCGGAACTGTACGAGGAATTCGCTGCCAGTGCGTCTGAGCGAGGGAGAGATCCCGACTCCCTCTCGGTTGCACCGAATACCGTCGCCGCCATTAGCGAGGACGGTGACGTGGCTCGACAGGCGGTCAGACGTCACATCGCGTTTTACGTCGGCGCGATGGGTGATTTCTATCACCGCACCTTATCGGAGGCCGGGTTCGAGCAAAACGCCGATGCGATTCGAGAGGCGTGGCACGAAAACGGTCCCGAAGACGCCGCCGAAACGATAAGTGACAGGGTTATTGATGAGACGGCGGTCGCTGGAACGCCCCGTCAAGCACACGAGCAACTCGATTCTTTCGCTGCTACCCCGGCGGACGAGATTCACCTGTTCTTCCCACGGTCGGCGGACGCTGCCCTTATGGAATCGACGATCGATCACCTCGCTACGTATTGA
- a CDS encoding acyl-CoA dehydrogenase family protein has translation MRLSDEQAFVQQEVRRFAEEEIEPVAVEYERNGTYPIDIIERSAELDLLAPGFDEDHGGAGMDLVTELLINEELHRADPGIAESVTAATFGCESIIEHGTAEQIETYVRPATRGEKVSGVAMTEPKAGSDFANIQATAEKDGDEYVLNGNKVFISNGSVADFLVVYARTGSPEQAHKGISTFIVETDAAGFEATPMDGHLGPATTDIAQVFLNDVRVDEENRLGAEGQGFYQVMEFLDESRLGVAVASVGAARGALDLLIDYVSERQVFGGSVSEKQAVRHRVANLRARVAAARSLVYETAYECQQADDFDTERAAMAKLVATTLLEDVSSEAVQLHGGYGCFDEYRVETYFRFSKIPQIYEGTNAVMREVIGDATFE, from the coding sequence ATGCGACTGAGTGACGAGCAGGCGTTTGTACAGCAAGAGGTACGTCGATTTGCGGAAGAAGAGATCGAGCCGGTAGCCGTCGAGTACGAGCGAAACGGTACGTACCCGATAGACATCATCGAACGGAGCGCCGAACTGGATTTACTCGCTCCGGGATTCGATGAAGACCACGGCGGTGCCGGGATGGATCTAGTCACGGAATTACTCATCAACGAGGAACTTCACCGGGCCGATCCCGGCATCGCAGAAAGCGTCACCGCTGCTACGTTCGGATGTGAATCGATTATCGAACACGGAACGGCTGAGCAAATCGAGACGTACGTACGACCCGCTACTCGAGGAGAGAAAGTAAGCGGTGTCGCTATGACCGAACCCAAGGCCGGATCGGATTTTGCAAACATTCAGGCGACGGCCGAGAAAGACGGCGACGAATACGTTCTCAACGGTAATAAGGTATTCATCAGCAACGGGAGCGTCGCGGATTTCCTCGTAGTATACGCTCGCACGGGTTCACCGGAGCAAGCACACAAAGGGATCAGTACGTTCATCGTCGAGACGGACGCGGCGGGGTTCGAGGCGACGCCAATGGATGGTCATCTGGGGCCTGCGACGACGGATATCGCACAGGTATTCCTCAACGACGTTCGAGTCGACGAGGAAAACCGACTCGGGGCCGAAGGGCAGGGATTCTACCAGGTCATGGAATTTCTCGACGAAAGCCGGCTGGGCGTCGCTGTCGCTTCCGTCGGCGCCGCTCGCGGTGCACTCGACCTGCTGATTGACTATGTCTCGGAACGGCAGGTGTTCGGTGGGTCTGTCTCCGAAAAACAGGCGGTTCGACACCGAGTCGCCAACCTTCGTGCTCGCGTGGCGGCTGCCCGCTCGCTCGTTTACGAAACGGCCTACGAATGCCAGCAGGCCGACGATTTCGATACCGAACGCGCCGCGATGGCGAAACTCGTTGCGACGACGCTACTTGAGGACGTGTCCAGCGAAGCCGTCCAGCTCCACGGCGGATACGGCTGTTTCGATGAATACCGCGTCGAAACGTACTTCCGTTTCTCGAAAATTCCCCAGATTTACGAGGGCACAAACGCGGTGATGCGGGAAGTAATCGGTGATGCGACCTTCGAATGA
- the mptA gene encoding GTP cyclohydrolase MptA — translation MSHQLPDVQATSPDVTVGLSQVGVTGVDKLVKLAREGKRPIVLTAEFEVFVDLPAWRKGADMSRNMEVIDEILEDATREEAYSVEEVCGEAAERLLEKHDYTSKAEVSMEAEYMRREQTPASDRETQHMVDIVASATATESGTREEIGAQVTGMTVCPCSQGMSAARAKQTLEDLGVEEQTITKFLDEVPQPGHSQRGHATLTVEADGDPDVDLNHVIDIARDSMSARIYNLAKRPDEDHMTYEAHADAKFVEDCVRALAEGVVDEFDHLPDDAVITMSQSNDESIHQHNAHAERVVEMGTLRDEIGT, via the coding sequence ATGAGTCATCAGCTGCCGGACGTGCAGGCCACGTCGCCCGACGTCACAGTCGGCTTGAGCCAGGTCGGCGTCACCGGCGTCGACAAACTCGTCAAGCTCGCCCGCGAGGGAAAGCGACCGATCGTACTCACCGCCGAATTCGAGGTGTTCGTCGATCTGCCCGCCTGGCGAAAGGGCGCGGATATGAGTCGCAACATGGAGGTCATCGACGAGATCCTCGAGGACGCCACCCGCGAGGAGGCCTACAGCGTCGAGGAGGTCTGTGGCGAGGCTGCCGAACGGCTGCTCGAGAAACACGACTACACCTCGAAGGCTGAGGTTTCGATGGAAGCAGAGTACATGCGCCGCGAGCAGACGCCGGCGAGCGACCGCGAGACCCAGCACATGGTCGACATCGTCGCATCCGCCACCGCCACCGAATCGGGGACTCGCGAGGAAATCGGCGCCCAGGTCACCGGCATGACCGTCTGTCCGTGCTCGCAAGGGATGTCCGCGGCTCGCGCGAAACAGACCCTCGAGGATCTCGGCGTCGAGGAACAGACGATCACGAAGTTTCTGGACGAGGTACCCCAGCCAGGCCATTCCCAGCGCGGACACGCGACGCTGACCGTCGAGGCCGACGGCGATCCCGATGTCGACCTGAACCACGTCATCGATATCGCGCGCGACTCGATGAGCGCGCGGATCTACAACCTCGCGAAGCGGCCCGACGAGGACCACATGACCTACGAAGCACACGCCGACGCGAAGTTCGTCGAGGACTGCGTTCGCGCGCTGGCCGAAGGCGTCGTCGACGAGTTCGATCACCTGCCCGACGACGCGGTGATCACGATGAGCCAGTCCAACGACGAGTCGATCCACCAGCACAACGCCCATGCAGAGCGCGTCGTCGAAATGGGAACGCTGCGCGACGAGATCGGAACCTAA